One Tepidimicrobium xylanilyticum DNA window includes the following coding sequences:
- a CDS encoding dipicolinate synthase subunit B gives MDFNKIKLGWALTGSFCNFEYVFPQIEKVKELGADIYPIISYSTDSFDTRFGKAQEWKDKLSKITGREVISTIVDAEPVGPELKLDIMIVAPCTGNTLAKLANAITDTPVTMACKAHLRNQKPLVLAIATNDALGANAKNLGLLLNTKNVYFVPFSQDNPFGKPNSLIANFEKIESTIREALLGRQIQPILD, from the coding sequence ATGGACTTTAATAAAATAAAATTAGGCTGGGCCTTAACTGGTTCATTTTGTAATTTCGAGTACGTTTTTCCCCAGATAGAAAAGGTTAAAGAACTAGGAGCAGATATATATCCGATAATTTCCTATTCTACCGATTCTTTTGATACGAGGTTTGGCAAAGCTCAAGAATGGAAGGATAAACTGAGTAAGATAACGGGCAGAGAAGTAATTTCCACCATAGTAGATGCGGAACCCGTCGGCCCTGAGTTAAAATTGGATATTATGATAGTAGCCCCGTGCACAGGAAATACCCTAGCTAAATTAGCTAATGCCATTACAGATACACCTGTAACCATGGCTTGTAAAGCCCATTTAAGGAACCAGAAGCCCTTAGTTTTAGCTATTGCAACCAACGATGCCCTAGGAGCCAATGCAAAAAATTTAGGGCTTCTACTAAATACAAAAAACGTCTATTTTGTACCTTTTAGTCAAGATAATCCATTCGGTAAACCTAATTCATTAATAGCTAACTTCGAGAAGATTGAATCTACTATAAGAGAAGCTTTGCTTGGAAGGCAAATTCAGCCTATATTAGATTAA